From Orcinus orca chromosome 3, mOrcOrc1.1, whole genome shotgun sequence, a single genomic window includes:
- the ARMC6 gene encoding armadillo repeat-containing protein 6: MKMASKHITQETFDAAVRENIEEFELGPEEAVKEAVEQFESQGVDLGNIVKMTPKVSADGPQEPTHDILQALDDLQESMARSHPQEVSAHLARFCEQCKQQKGCRFLAAEKGAYPILLATWKLAAAGDQGLLLQALNALSALTDGQPDLLDTQGLQLLVATLARNADSANVTCSGIRCVRHACLKHEQNRQSLVKAGVLPLLTGAIARHSRCADVVREACWALRIMTFDDDIRVPFGRAHDHAKMIVQENGGLKVLIEAAKAFPDNPSILSDLCSTLSRLAVRNEFCQEVVDLGGLNVLVALLANCNDHQDLVKQVLSALRAIAGNDDVKDAIVCAGGTETIVSAMTRHLASPQVCEQSCAALCVLALRKPENSRVIVEGGGALAALQAMKAHPQEVGVQKQACMLIRNLVARSQTFSQPILDLGAEALISRARATHRDCEDVAKAALRDLGCHVELQELWTGQKGNLAP; this comes from the exons ATGAAGATGGCCTCCAAGCACATCACCCAGGAGACCTTTGATGCAGCCGTTCGCGAGAACATCGAGGAGTTTGAGCTGGGGCCAGAGGAGGCAGTGAAAGAGGCCGTGGAGCAGTTTGAATCACAAG GGGTTGATCTGGGCAACATTGTAAAGATGACGCCGAAAGTCTCTGCGGATGGACCCCAGGAGCCCACACATGACATCCTGCAG GCCCTGGATGACCTGCAGGAGTCCATGGCCCGCTCTCACCCCCAGGAGGTGTCAGCGCACCTCGCCCGCTTTTGCGAGCAGTGCAAGCAGCAAAAGGGCTGCCGCTTCTTGGCAGCCGAGAAGGGGGCCTACCCCATCCTCCTCGCCACCTGGAAGTTGGCCGCAGCAGGTGACCAGGGTCTCCTGCTCCAGGCCCTCAATGCCCTGTCAGCCCTGACTGATGGCCAGCCCGACCTCTTGGACACGCAGGGCCTGCAGCTCCTGGTGGCCACACTGGCCCGGAATGCTGACTCGGCCAACGTGACCTGCTCGGGGATCCGCTGTGTGCGCCACGCCTGCCTGAAGCACGAGCAGAACCGGCAGAGCCTGGTAAAGGCCGGTGTGCTACCCCTGCTGACTGGCGCCATTGCCCGGCACAGCCGCTGCGCCGACGTGGTCAGGGAGGCCTGCTGGGCCCTACGCATCATGACCTTTGATGATGACATTCGTGTGCCCTTCGGCCGTGCCCATGACCATGCCAAGATGATCGTGCAGGAGAATGGAGGCTTGAAGGTGCTCATTGAGGCCGCCAAAG CATTCCCCGACAACCCCAGCATCCTGAGTGATCTCTGCAGCACCCTGTCCCGCCTGGCTGTCCGCAATGAGTTCTGCCAGGAGGTCGTCGACCTCGGGGGCCTCAACGTCCTGGTGGCCCTGTTGGCCAACTGCAATGACCACCAG GACCTTGTGAAGCAAGTGCTGAGCGCCCTGAGGGCTATCGCAGGCAACGATGATGTGAAGGATGCCATTGTCTGTGCTGGGGGGACAGAGACCATTGTGTCTGCCATGACCCGGCACCTGGCCAGTCCCCAG GTGTGTGAGCAGAGCTGCGCGGCCCTGTGTGTCCTGGCACTGCGCAAGCCAGAGAACAGCCGGGTCATCGTGGAGGGCGGCGGGGCCCTGGCTGCACTGCAGGCCATGAAGGCACACCCGCAGGAGGTTGGTGTGCAG AAACAGGCCTGCATGCTGATCCGAAACCTGGTGGCCCGAAGCCAGACCTTCTCACAGCCCATTCTGGACCTGGGGGCTGAGGCACTCATCTCGCGGGCCCGTGCCACCCATCGCGACTGTGAGGACGTGGCCAAGGCCGCCCTGAGGGACCTGGGCTGCCACGTCGAGCTCCAAGAGCTGTGGACTGGCCAGAAGGGTAACCTGGCACCATGA